The proteins below come from a single bacterium genomic window:
- a CDS encoding ATP-binding protein: protein MSAADSVEMLLRELKLPSFVAHHQALAEQAEQGGWGFQQYLLQLAEIEVKERHERKILRLRKFSQLPAEKTLATLQLKRLPARVRRTLPTLCEGGFVERAENLLAFGLPGRGKTHLVCAIGHELVDRGYKVLFTPAYRLVQRLLAAKRELMLPLEMRRLDRIDAIILDDIGYIQQDREEMEVLFTLLAERYERRSVILTSNLVFSQWDKIFKDPMTTAAAIDRLVHHATILEITGKSFRNEEAEKRQREQRRRSAPVKERRS from the coding sequence CTGCCGTCGTTTGTGGCGCACCATCAGGCGTTGGCCGAGCAGGCCGAGCAGGGCGGCTGGGGATTCCAGCAGTACCTCCTGCAGCTGGCCGAGATCGAGGTCAAGGAGCGCCATGAGCGCAAGATCCTGCGCCTGCGGAAGTTCTCTCAGTTGCCCGCGGAGAAGACCCTCGCGACGCTCCAGCTCAAGCGGTTGCCGGCGCGGGTGCGACGCACGCTACCGACGCTGTGCGAAGGTGGCTTCGTCGAGCGCGCGGAGAATCTCCTGGCCTTCGGCCTGCCGGGGCGTGGCAAGACGCATCTGGTGTGTGCCATCGGCCACGAGCTCGTCGACCGTGGCTACAAGGTGCTGTTCACGCCGGCCTACCGCCTGGTCCAGCGCCTGCTCGCCGCCAAACGCGAGCTCATGCTGCCGCTGGAGATGCGTCGGCTGGACCGCATCGACGCCATCATCCTCGACGACATCGGCTACATCCAGCAAGACCGCGAGGAGATGGAGGTGCTCTTCACGCTTCTGGCGGAGCGCTACGAGCGCCGGAGCGTGATCCTCACCAGCAACCTGGTCTTCTCCCAGTGGGACAAGATCTTCAAAGATCCGATGACCACCGCGGCGGCCATCGATCGGTTGGTCCACCACGCGACGATCCTCGAGATCACGGGCAAGAGCTTCCGCAACGAGGAGGCAGAGAAACGCCAGCGCGAGCAGCGACGCCGGTCGGCTCCAGTGAAAGAGAGAAGAAGTTAG